The Paenibacillus uliginis N3/975 genome has a window encoding:
- a CDS encoding stalk domain-containing protein yields the protein MNKKIIKTVATLALGMMIGSATIAAAAPGTIQAVLSKFTFVVDGQKQTLKSDPIVYKGTTYLPVREVAEMLNAEVSSFDNKAKKIELKTKGSQTTSNPQLSSNQSSAPQTPLKLKLNETATKGDMTIKVNSVSYTDFIPSKPGETSGTLAESGHKFAIIQFEATLNAEPTDRFAWGALDFLDHAVIGGKKISSATSYNHNNLFAGETKIIQVSLSLPENLDITSVTFRNPSNKSIFGTIDL from the coding sequence TTGAACAAAAAAATCATTAAAACCGTCGCCACTTTAGCGCTCGGTATGATGATCGGATCCGCAACAATTGCAGCAGCTGCCCCAGGAACTATCCAAGCCGTCCTATCCAAATTCACGTTTGTGGTGGATGGTCAAAAACAAACCCTCAAATCAGACCCGATTGTATATAAAGGCACCACCTACCTTCCGGTTCGTGAAGTAGCTGAGATGTTAAATGCTGAAGTGTCTTCATTCGATAACAAGGCTAAGAAAATAGAATTGAAGACAAAAGGATCACAAACAACATCAAATCCCCAATTAAGTTCAAATCAATCAAGTGCACCACAAACACCATTGAAACTCAAGCTCAATGAAACTGCTACGAAAGGTGATATGACAATAAAAGTGAATAGTGTAAGTTACACAGATTTCATCCCTTCAAAGCCTGGAGAAACGTCCGGTACGCTTGCAGAATCAGGACACAAGTTCGCCATAATCCAATTTGAAGCAACACTTAACGCAGAGCCTACGGACAGATTCGCATGGGGTGCATTAGATTTTTTGGATCATGCTGTTATCGGTGGTAAGAAAATAAGTTCAGCCACTTCCTACAACCATAACAATTTGTTCGCCGGTGAGACAAAGATTATTCAAGTTTCGCTTTCTCTGCCAGAAAACTTGGATATTACCTCTGTCACGTTTAGAAACCCTAGTAATAAATCGATCTTTGGAACCATAGATCTTTAA